The proteins below come from a single Xenopus tropicalis strain Nigerian chromosome 9, UCB_Xtro_10.0, whole genome shotgun sequence genomic window:
- the dusp14 gene encoding dual specificity protein phosphatase 14 — protein sequence MNFRSHRLLRRSPPPPPPISSKPTAISGTSGTGLSSLSSIAQISPCLYLSSGNAAGSRHLVYSRNVTCIVNATLEIPNSNWPDVDYIKVPVPDLPHAPLALYFDTVADRIHQNGKRNGRTLVHCVAGVSRSATLCIAYLMKYHRLALLDAYQWVKTRRPVVRPNMGFWQQLIQYEKKLFGKNTVRLVPSPLGLIPDIYERETRSLIPVWNFR from the coding sequence ATGAATTTCCGTAGCCACCGGCTCCTCCGCCGCTCCCCGCCTCCCCCCCCTCCAATCTCCAGCAAGCCGACGGCAATCAGCGGTACCAGCGGCACCGGGCTCTCCAGCCTGAGCAGCATCGCGCAGATCAGCCCCTGCCTCTACTTGTCCAGCGGGAACGCCGCCGGCAGCCGCCACTTGGTTTACTCTCGCAACGTCACCTGCATCGTGAACGCCACGCTGGAGATCCCCAACTCCAACTGGCCAGACGTGGACTACATCAAAGTGCCGGTGCCGGACTTGCCCCACGCGCCCCTGGCTTTGTACTTTGACACTGTGGCCGACCGCATCCACCAAAATGGAAAGCGGAACGGCAGGACATTAGTCCACTGCGTAGCCGGGGTGAGCCGCTCCGCCACGCTCTGCATTGCCTACCTGATGAAGTACCACCGCCTCGCCCTGCTCGATGCCTACCAGTGGGTGAAGACCAGGCGGCCAGTTGTTCGGCCAAACATGGGCTTCTGGCAGCAGCTGATTCAGTACGAGAAAAAGCTTTTTGGCAAGAACACTGTGAGGTTGGTGCCATCTCCCCTGGGCCTTATCCCCGACATCTACGAACGGGAGACCCGCAGCCTCATCCCAGTGTGGAATTTCAGATAG
- the dusp14 gene encoding dual specificity protein phosphatase 14 isoform X1, translated as MPLQLPTMNFRSHRLLRRSPPPPPPISSKPTAISGTSGTGLSSLSSIAQISPCLYLSSGNAAGSRHLVYSRNVTCIVNATLEIPNSNWPDVDYIKVPVPDLPHAPLALYFDTVADRIHQNGKRNGRTLVHCVAGVSRSATLCIAYLMKYHRLALLDAYQWVKTRRPVVRPNMGFWQQLIQYEKKLFGKNTVRLVPSPLGLIPDIYERETRSLIPVWNFR; from the coding sequence ATGCCCCTGCAGCTCCCCACAATGAATTTCCGTAGCCACCGGCTCCTCCGCCGCTCCCCGCCTCCCCCCCCTCCAATCTCCAGCAAGCCGACGGCAATCAGCGGTACCAGCGGCACCGGGCTCTCCAGCCTGAGCAGCATCGCGCAGATCAGCCCCTGCCTCTACTTGTCCAGCGGGAACGCCGCCGGCAGCCGCCACTTGGTTTACTCTCGCAACGTCACCTGCATCGTGAACGCCACGCTGGAGATCCCCAACTCCAACTGGCCAGACGTGGACTACATCAAAGTGCCGGTGCCGGACTTGCCCCACGCGCCCCTGGCTTTGTACTTTGACACTGTGGCCGACCGCATCCACCAAAATGGAAAGCGGAACGGCAGGACATTAGTCCACTGCGTAGCCGGGGTGAGCCGCTCCGCCACGCTCTGCATTGCCTACCTGATGAAGTACCACCGCCTCGCCCTGCTCGATGCCTACCAGTGGGTGAAGACCAGGCGGCCAGTTGTTCGGCCAAACATGGGCTTCTGGCAGCAGCTGATTCAGTACGAGAAAAAGCTTTTTGGCAAGAACACTGTGAGGTTGGTGCCATCTCCCCTGGGCCTTATCCCCGACATCTACGAACGGGAGACCCGCAGCCTCATCCCAGTGTGGAATTTCAGATAG